The Sphingopyxis fribergensis DNA segment CTGAAAGATCCTGGGTAACTGCTCCGCCGTCGACATCATCACAATCCTCTTGCGCGCTTCCTCGCGCCTCCCAAAAGGTGAAGCTTTCTCCCATAGTTGCAAGTCATCAAGACCTCGCCGTGGTGACGACGATGCGATAGAGGTGCGTGCAATTAGACACAGGGGGAATGCGTGAAGAGTGCCAAAGGCGATGCCCACCGGAAATCTTCGCGGAAGCCCTATAATGAGCGCACCGACCTTGAGAAACTCCAGTCCCAATGGACAAAATTGTCGGGGCTCCATGGGCGCGATGAACCATCCGCGGCGATCGTGCGCTGCGCCACGGCTGCGGAAATCGCCGCCAATTATGCGGTACGCACCGAGTGGGGCAAGAAGACCCAATTCGATGCAGCCATCATCGACCAGTTCCTCCGTTGGGCAAATGGTCTCCCACTGAAGGTCGAGCGCCTGTTCGTACCCGTTTTCTTCGCGACCCCCCGGACAAGCCCAACCGCCCGCGCCCTGATCAGCTCGGCGGGCAAGATCAACACCGTCCGCAACGCCGTCGTCCACCAAGGTTCCTTCAGCAACAAGGGGGAGGCCGAGGCGGTGATCGCGGAGGCCAAGACCTTCATCAACATGATCGTCGGCCTCTCGATCGACGGCTTTGATATCGACGCACAGGCCGCATCGGTCAGGGCTGCGCCCCCTGCCGAGGGAACGCCAGAATGACCGCCGAGAGGCCCAAGCGGCATCATTATGTGCCGCAATTCTATCTCCGTCGCTTTGCCTGCCCGGACGATACAAAAAAGGTTCGCGTGGTCGAACGACATGGCGATATCCTCGCCATCGACCGCAAATCCATCGATCGCATCGGCTATGAGGACGCCATCCACGACTATGTCGCGGACGGGGTCGCAGGGTCGATCGAAGGTCCGATCAACCATATGATCGAGACGCCCTTCTCCAACAGTCCGGCCTGGAGGAAGATCGTCGAGGGTGCCGGCACCAGTCTCGCTGAGACCGACAAGATACCGATCTATGGTTTCGCCCGTCACCTCCAACGTCGCAACCTTGAGACCTTGCGCTTCATAGAGGCTGAGTCCGCCCGCTTCGCGGATGGCGCGCTCGACGGCGACTTGAGCGAGGACGAGCAGGAGATGCACGCATGGATCGCTGCATCCGCGGACAATGCGCATGCCCTGTTTCGCGAGGGCGCGATGGACACGAATATCCCCGAGGACGCCGACGCCATCAATGTGATGGTCTGCCATTCGCCGATCCCTTTGCGGACATCGACGAACCCAACGCTGATGATCTCGGCGCCGGGCCATCAATCTATCTTCGGCGCCTTCTTCAACGACCTGAGAACCTGGTGGCTCACGCTCGATCGATATTGTGGCGCCTTCATCATCGCCGGTGGCCCGCCGGGGTTCAGCAATTCTACCCTGCCGCCTGACGCGGCCCGCATGATCAACCAGCAATATCTGGTCCAGCATGGCAACAGCATGACGGTTCGCTACCTCCTCGCCAACGACCCCTATCTTGATGACGACCTTGTGTGGGCCGGCTATGGCTTCGAGCGGTCCACGACCCATGGTGCCCGATGGCGCAAGCTCGGCACGGGGCGATGATCCGGCAACCACGATCCAGCGCATTGCACTAGGGCAAGCCTCCGGTTTGTCGTGAAAGCGGGGCATCTCGGGATTGCACGCCGAGCGATAAACGACAGGATAGACATCCCGAGGTCGGGCGGATGCCCGCTGAAGCGGGCACCGGGCTCTATCTCCGCTCCGCTCCGACCAAGCCCCCTTTGGGGTCTTGGCGGCTGACGCCGTAACGATCCCTTCCGCGGGGAGGCCGGGCAGGGGAGGCATTCTTCCCGAGACGTCAGAAGGCCCGGCACGACCATCGCAATGCAGGCTTCGCCTAAGGAATCGCGCTAGTCGCGCGATGCGGATCGTGGAGCCAGCAGACAAGCCATCACCCCCTTCGCCGCCCTCGCAGGATCCGTGCGTTGCAGGACGGGTTTCGTCCGCAAGAATTGCGTCGGGACAAAGCTACGCTAGGCGAAAAGGTGCCGGCGATGTTTGTCTGTTTTCAACAGAAGCGCCGGCCCCTTTTCGCCAAGCTTCGCTAGAGCCCCTCCCGTGCTTCTTGCGGACAAGAGCCCCGCCCTGCGCCTTCGGACCTGCGAAGGCGGCTCCGGGTGCGATGACTTGTCAGCCGGTCCACGCTCCCTTTCCATTCAAACAGAACCGTCCGCTGACGCGGCCGGTGCGTCTTTGTGTCTGTTGGCCGCTGCGCGGCTGTTTCTTGCTCAGGCTCACCAGGTACGATGAATTTCTGTCAAGAAATCAATGACATGGAAGTAATGGAGGGGAGGGGGTAGGGTTCAGATGTGGCCGGGAAAGAGAAACGAGCCACAGCACAGAGAAAGGATGAAGTCATGAAGATCGGTAGCTTCAAGTTCGACGAGCGCGCCAGCGACATTATCGGCAAGATCGCCACCCGCGAAATGCGCTTTCCCTACCTTATCATGCGCCGCGTCGAGGATCGACAGAGCGACAGCGCCCCCGTCTATGAGATTTACGAGACGAACCGCGCTGGCGACGAAATCCAGATCGGTGTCGTCTGGGAACGCAAGATGCGCTCCAATGACGAGGTGTTCCTGTCCGGCATGGTGGACGATCCGAGCTTCCGCGAGCCGCTGCCCATCGCCCTGTTTGGGGACGAGACGAACGGCTTCGATGTCCAGTGGCGGCGCGAACGCGAGCGCGAGAGCCAAGGCGGCGGCTTTGGCGGAAGGTCGGGCAGCGGTCAGCGCCAAGGTGGCGGGGCTGGCGGTTTCGGCGGACGGACCGGCGGCGGTTTCTCCGGCGGCAGCACCGCAGGACCGGACGGCGGATATACCGGCGGCGGACGCAGCCTTGACGATGAGGTGCCCTTCTAAGGCGACCCGAGGCGGGCCGGGGGAGCGCTGGAACGCTTCCCCGGTCCTGAACCGTCATCCCGTCACAAGGAGTGAATCCCATGAGCAAGCCAACAGCCTTGCACAGCGTTAGCAGCTTTGCCGACCTGCCGGAACTCTATGCCGAAGCCATCGCCACGCCCGATTTCGTGGCATCGTTCGGCGACCCCTTGCCCCTCACCATCATCGAGCCAGACGAGGAACCGGCCGAACATTTCATGCCCGATCCGCTCGCGGCACAGGCGGAATGCGGCGGCATCATCGCCGCCATCTTCGACCTGCTAGGCGATACCCGACTGGACCCGCTTGCCCCGGAACTCGCATGGGGCTTCGTCAACAGCTTCCATTTCGTCGCAAACAAGCTGGAAGGCCGCGAGGACAGGCTGGCCGATACCATTCGCGATATGGCCCGCCGTCTGGAACCGGGCGAGGTGTTCAACAAGGAACTGGAAGACACCCAGCTTGAATGCCAATCGGTCGCGGAACAGCGCGCCGCCATGGAAGCCATGCGCGATTATGCGGCGGCGATGTATCGTGCCTATGCCGGTCGCCCATGGTCGCCCGCCAAGGGTTCGCGCGCGTCCCATGTCACCACCGCCAGTCAGATTTCGGCGCTCGACTTCCTGCGCGCAAGGTCCGAACGAAAGCGTGACCGATACGACCCGCAAGGCCCCGTCGTCGTCGTATCCGGCCCTTCCGACTGGCACGATTGGCGGATTATCTGGGGACGGCTCGACCAGATCAGAACGCGCATTCCTCACATGGTGCTTGTCACCACCGGGCAGCGCCTTGGGGTGGATGCAGCCGCCGCCGCATGGGCAGCGCAACGGGGCGTGGTCTGCATCGCGTTCGGCCTTTATGGGCGCGGCAACGGCAAAGCCTTCCGGCGCAATCGCAACATTGCCGAGCTTATGCCCGTCGAGGCGTTGCTATGCGAAGGGTCGGGCATCCAGTCGAGCCTCTATGACCTGTTCAACCCGGAGAAGGGCCACCGCGTCCCGACCCATGTTTTCATGCGGGCAGATCAGGCGCCCGATGTCCCGATCAAAAAGAAGCGCCGCGTCATAGCGGCCTGATCGCGAAGCCACCAAGAGAAGGGCCGGGGGCGGGCAACCGCTCCCGGCCCCTTGTCGTGCCTTTGGCACGAGCGGGGGAAACCCGAACGGTTTTCCCCGCGCCGCTCCTTTTGCCGGGCGTGCCGCCCGCCAACGTCGCTCCCCTTTCCGCTAAGGATGCACAGCCGTTGAGGCGTCATCACCGCCAGCCGGAGGAACAACCGCGCGCTTGCGAGCCGACCCCGCAGACGGTTCCGCCTGGACGCCTTGTGCCGTCAGCCCCTTGAGCGCGGCAATCGCCACGCCGCCGCCGACCCGAATCGCTTGGCTCAGCACGTCGCGAAATTCGCGCTCGCTTAAGCGTTCGACCGGCAATTCCGTCGCCAGCTTCCCATAATGGGCGCGCAATCCACGCCGCATCGTCTCGGCTTCCCGCGCAAGATTTTGCTGATCGGCCTCGATCTTCGCCAGCCGTTCGCGTTCCGTCATCTTGGGCATTCTTAGACTCCTTGCTCAAGGAGGTCTGCCCGCCGCCCTCGACTATCCACCAAGGACCACCGCCATGCAATGCCTTCCCGGCGATCGGAATGCGATCATGCCCGCAAACGCACCCAACCGGGGAGACCCGCCCACGGTCGAGTCGACGGGCGCAGCGGGCAGGCGCGCTGCGGAGGAGGGACGCACGCCTGAGGCGGGTGTAATGCACCCCACGCACGGGTGCTGCGGGCGCGAATCGCCAGGAATTCAGCCACTTTCCGTTGGCACAGCGCGGCAGTCGCTTTGGCACTAATCGTCTGCCGCCGGCAGCCAAGCCCTATCCTCTTTCGGCCTAAGTGGCTGATCTGCTTTGGCACTTAGCGGCAGCCAGTGGCAGTTTCCGGTAAATTCTTGTTATCGCGAAGTAAATCGGCTATAAAGGCGGTGCTTCACCACGTTGCTGGCGTGTCGGACAAGGAGTCCGCCGCTTGGCACGCATCACTATCCGCATAGACGATGACCTC contains these protein-coding regions:
- a CDS encoding DUF2493 domain-containing protein, with protein sequence MSKPTALHSVSSFADLPELYAEAIATPDFVASFGDPLPLTIIEPDEEPAEHFMPDPLAAQAECGGIIAAIFDLLGDTRLDPLAPELAWGFVNSFHFVANKLEGREDRLADTIRDMARRLEPGEVFNKELEDTQLECQSVAEQRAAMEAMRDYAAAMYRAYAGRPWSPAKGSRASHVTTASQISALDFLRARSERKRDRYDPQGPVVVVSGPSDWHDWRIIWGRLDQIRTRIPHMVLVTTGQRLGVDAAAAAWAAQRGVVCIAFGLYGRGNGKAFRRNRNIAELMPVEALLCEGSGIQSSLYDLFNPEKGHRVPTHVFMRADQAPDVPIKKKRRVIAA
- a CDS encoding DUF4238 domain-containing protein; this translates as MTAERPKRHHYVPQFYLRRFACPDDTKKVRVVERHGDILAIDRKSIDRIGYEDAIHDYVADGVAGSIEGPINHMIETPFSNSPAWRKIVEGAGTSLAETDKIPIYGFARHLQRRNLETLRFIEAESARFADGALDGDLSEDEQEMHAWIAASADNAHALFREGAMDTNIPEDADAINVMVCHSPIPLRTSTNPTLMISAPGHQSIFGAFFNDLRTWWLTLDRYCGAFIIAGGPPGFSNSTLPPDAARMINQQYLVQHGNSMTVRYLLANDPYLDDDLVWAGYGFERSTTHGARWRKLGTGR
- a CDS encoding DUF736 domain-containing protein; this encodes MKIGSFKFDERASDIIGKIATREMRFPYLIMRRVEDRQSDSAPVYEIYETNRAGDEIQIGVVWERKMRSNDEVFLSGMVDDPSFREPLPIALFGDETNGFDVQWRRERERESQGGGFGGRSGSGQRQGGGAGGFGGRTGGGFSGGSTAGPDGGYTGGGRSLDDEVPF